In the genome of Raphanus sativus cultivar WK10039 chromosome 9, ASM80110v3, whole genome shotgun sequence, the window TTTGTTCACTTTTGTTgacaatctattttttaatacaCAAAACAAttctaataaattaattaagatatataaaaaatgtaatatgaTTACGTCATATTTTGTagcttttaattatttttatatctaccattttctctttcaaaacttttttgtagaaatatcataatttcataaaatgcAAAACAATGAACTTTAAATTTGGATTAAAAAGTGACAAGTTATGAAActataacaatttaaatcaaattagattatatTTCGGTTATCTATTGTTTTAATTGGTTAGTCTCGGGATTTAGTGAATTTCTTaagatatagatattttaaaaaacctaAATCAAAATATCAGATCACCAGATTAACCGGTTTAACCACGGTTTCGTGTCAAATTAAAAAGCACTGATTCACATGCAAAAGTATTTCAAATACACAAACTCTTTCAAAGTAAcaaatgttaaattattagtaaattttttatcgtaaaatattccgcgattgtaaagcgcggatcaagatctagttttttttattaaaagctCAGCAACCTTTTTTGTCATCTCGATttattaaaatccaaaattaatttatttaacttttaaaattttatattaaaaaatcgtTTGAAGTTCATTCATCTGATCTTATATCAAACtccaaaactataaaaacaaaaccGGAATTGACTTGATATTGTAATTGAGTTAATAATTGGATCGGTTCAACCAGATTTTAAACTTtcatctaattttaaataaaataactatatatatatgataaatgtaaaactatttttacaaaatttatatcattgttaaaatccaaaaaataatatgaaaataaaatgaaaactttaaaagcaatataaaatattataaacacaACTTATTTAGatagatattaaaaacattaactttttatgaactttttatatttttgagttttaaacCTTTTTCACTTGAATTTAGAAAACCAGGTTTTAATATCAAACTGGGTCACCAGTTCTCACAGTTTTAACCGGATTTGCTGTTTTAACTCAAATCTAATTTTAGTACAACCCGAAACCGGTTAGAAGTATGAGTCAGATTTCTGTACGATCGGCCGGTCCAATCTGGTTTTCAGAACActgataaaacaaaatataatatataatatgcacaaatttaaacataaaatttgtgcaaattttaaatatacataagtTATTTACAAAATTCACATTGTTCactaaatcaaaaaaaaaagttacgcTTTTAAAATACAGATCAAAATTTAGTACTCCTTAGAAGACCATGAATTGAGGATGCCCAAATGTTTATTTTGTATGATCACAAATATAAGATGATACATACACACAAATCATAGcgatgcatatatatattataattgcATTGAAAAATGAGATTTTAAcgattaattataaaattatatcttaatttagaaaattttaaacaatttattcatttatatcttaatttagaaaatatttaacaatttttttttgggaaaactATCACCGTTAACTTAGCCCCAAGACTagaacaagaaaatatatttttgagattaatagtaaatttaatttcttatataaacAGAATTCTATGAAAACAAATAAcagaaaaccaaaaaagaaaaataagttattttctaattatttttttggaagaCAACATCATGAACAGCGGATGGAGAGGAATTGCAGTATGTTGCCTCTTAACAATTTTGGTTTTAACCACTGCTTTTGTTATCGGAGTCGACTCTGTTGGAGAAGCTTCTCATGCCACTCCGATGGAATTTCGTAAATGTTGGAACTCTGGCAAAAAAGGGTGCCAAATGCACTCCCGCCCGGTGCTTGGAGGTTATAAAGAGTGCTGGTGCATCCGTGCATagataaatgatcattttagcgTATAGTAATAAATTCTACAAGGAAACTTACTAGTTACTAGTTATTACAATAAAATACATCATAATTTATTTCGTTAAGTTAAGACTAATGTTTtaagtctttttaaaaaataaatatgttccaTACAATAAAATGTTCatatctaaattaaataaattccaggttatatattttaagtatgaCAATACGTTTCTAGCTAGGAAAAACTAGTGACTTTTTTCTGTCTAATTGTACatcaaagattcaaaacaaaagaaaaaatctttTAATCAGAACAAGTGattatttagttataaataaagACGCTTGTCTTACTGACTGGTTGGTCTTATTGACTGATTGGTTTTCGTTTTTCTTTAAATCCTAAGAACAAGAACATGGGAAATTATCTAAATCGTGATGAAAATTTTGAACAGTTCGCTGGGGAAGCAACGAGTTGAGGTAGTCGAGATTTTGGTACTTTTCGATGGTTATACTGTCGATTTCATTTTCTTTACAAAGTAATTATCCttcatgttttcaatatatgttgTTTTAGATTACACACATAcaataaaaaagatttaattttttatattttctaaataaaaaatcattaacgATTTACCTAACTACAccttaaccaataataaaatagaatgtATAATATCAGTGATCACATAATATTAACTTTCAATGGATTCATAGTATTGTCTGCCTCGACACCATGAACGTGTTTCTACATTGACAGCACCACTTATATCATACAAAGCTTCATAAGTAGGAACAAACTAAATTCTCAATACAGAGTCTTCGTTCAGCTTCATATCAGACGATAAATAAAGCTCTTATTAGTACTCgaagttaagaaaataaaatatttcacgTACCAATACTCTACTATGACTAACAAACAATTTATATTACCTAAGACTGATTCCTTATagtatttaaacaaaaaatctcatttaaaatcatatagtcAACTATTTAGTTAAATTTCTTTCATTATTACAGATAAATTTTCCTCACAACAACATTAGGAACTTGCTTCTACTTTGACATCAATATCATACAAGGCTTGATATGGAGAAACAAACTACACCGCCATACATAAAATCATCGCTCTACTTGGGATCCAACTAAAACTctcaaaaatactcaaaataaaaacaataaattacgTTCGTGTAACCATCATGTACTATAAAAACACATATTGTATGTCAAGTCTACTTCCTAAATTTTTTGGGATTCGGACAACACAATTTCTTTACAACAAAACTTCATAACCAGTTATTTCTTCAAAAAACTTCATAACCAATTATTCTATCTACCAAAATTAACTAGATATCTACCTACTTTCCAAGCTCAAACTTTATAGATTCATTAAGAGAAAATTATCAAGtgaattcatatatttatactaaattttaaaagaaaattatataaccATATTATCCGCTATGTGCGGAAACAGACCTAATTACTGTAATTATATGATACCAAATCCAATACAatggttttctttctttttcttttctaagaatgcaaatattaataaatgaataGACCATTATTTGGATCTCATTCTAATTATAAAAGGCTCAATGGTTCCTAAGTGCATAATGATTTTCACGAGGAACAAAATGACTTGATCAACTATATTGAAGAATCGATTACTCAGGCCCCGGTTGATGAGATGACTCCAGTCTAACCAAATCCAGAGTAACGGACCTGAATGAGAAAACATAAGAACATCAACAATGGTGTATTGGATCTCTCAACAAAATAATTAGAGCATTTGGAAGTTGACCCATTGAGAAAATTCGATAAAAAAGATATTTGAGTCTCTTTATGAACAATCGATCATTCCTTCTCCTTTCTTTTtgcatttaatttatatttatttctttaattaaatACGAAATACTCACAAAATTTGACCACTGCACATACTTTAATAGGTTCTTCGGTGAAGTAGGCGGTAGTCTGTGGCTTTTGAATCTGGCTACTCCATACTGAAAAAGAGACTGGAGAGATAACTTGGAATCGAACTCACGATCTCATTTGAGGATTCTCTATTCAAGAGTGATATTTGCGGAATAATGTAGGTAACAAAGGTTCTGTAAAATAAATTGTTAGCCCTATAGTAGAATAATGTGGGTTCTCTCTCATGCACTGGATACAGGTTTGACTAGGATTAATCTACATGATAATTAGAGCAACATGCCCTCTCTCAAAAACAAACATCAGGAACCACTGATCAATCTTGAAGACGATTATCTAATAAAGCAGAGAAAACACAAGTTTCATTTCCTCGGCTAAAGCTCTTCTGTatcttttgttaaaaatattcatttacAAATGTAAAAGATCACATTTAACAAAATCCCCAGTAAGTTCATGTACAGCTTACTTCACTGTCACACTGTTTACTGCAATCCTCAACACTTAGTACTATCACAAGCCCTCTAGTTTGCATATCAAGAAGCAACTCTGAAGCTGCGGCCATGTCTCCGTCTTTTTCATAAGCTCTAATCAACAGATCAAACACAGCTAAATCAGGCCTAATCTCTCTTCTCAGCATTTCGTCGAAAACCTGCCTAGCCTCCACCATCAACCCCTTGCTAGCTAAACCCTTGATCAACGTCGTCTACGTCAGCAAGTCGAGCTCAAGACCCTCTTGAACCATTTTAGTTTTCAACTTAAACGCACCACCAAGTTCCCTTTCTTACACAAACCAGTTATCCAAGAAGTGTACATAAACTTATCAGGAACAAGTCCAGACCCAAAATGTACAATGTGTTACTCAGCTTGATGATGAAtcgagggagagagagaaagagagatcaaAAATCTCAACTGTAGTCCGGGATCTTGTGGTGAAGTGGTAAGGAGATGAGCTTGGGACGCTAATACGTTTTAGGTTCGATCCACCTCTATGCGAAACTAATTCACATTATTCCTGGACACCAATACGGATATGGGTCCATGCTTATGGTCCATTTGCATACCCggagagagggtctatccgtagGCTGCACCCAGAGACGGACCTACGTTGGTCAAAGGGGTGTCACCTGACACATGCTAAATGTATATTCTAACAAGATTGTATCAAATAACCGAGAAACAcctagctcagttggttagtTTACCCCACTCCCGACAGACCTTCTGTTGAGAAACCCGGGTTCAAAGCCTATGCGTGCTGTTTTTGTCCCTTTATTTCAGTTTTAAGTTGGGCTAAGTCCATTAGTGACACCCATAAAAATCATTCCTAGGTCCGCTGCTGGCTGCACCTCTCTTTGGGGATTAGTCTAGATCCTTCCAATAAGTCCGGGATACCTCcagattaatcaaaaaaaatctcaactGTGTTCGTTATATCTATAATCGGTTAAGTAAAAGGAAAGTTAACCAGTGTAAACCAAACTTAATTTAACAAACCAATTCTACTAAACCATCCTAATAAAGGTTACAAGTTCCTATATTTCATTGTGTACGGGTTGTCTGAAAGTAAGTATGGTCTTTAGTTATTGGTGTATATATAACATACATACGTGTCTGTTTTGAGATGTGTGAAGCTGTGTTCTTTGTGTATTCTTAGctgcgagccgaatatgaccggACCGAAGATGACTGGACCGATTATCACCAAATAAATAACAAGTATACCGAAATATCAAATCTCaggcaaaaagaaaaacatctcAACGATCTCAACGCaaagatattaaaatttcatgGTTCGAACTCGTGAACTTGTTGAAGAGCTCGGTAGATTGTAACGTTGGATCTTGTAGACGTTGTAATTTCGTCATCATGAGACAGGAGAGTCGATGTCGGAATCATAGATCTCGTGAAGAAACTGTTCTTCTCTTCAACGAACGAGTTGTGTCTCTTCCTTACGTTACGGACATGACGTGGCGGTGGATAAACCGGAGTGTCGCAGCTGGCTCTGTGTTTAACCCAACCCGGTTTTGATTTCTCGTTTGAGTTCTTCACAATTAAAAAATGGATCTTTATCATTAAAAGTGAGAAACTTGGTGTAACTTCAAAAAAgttcaaacaaaaccaaacttaCGCGGAGGAGAGAAGATGAGATTGGTACGGGACATTTAACCGGGTGATCTTCTTCTTCCGGTTCAACCGGATGCTCAACCGGACAAAATTCTACGTCGAGTTGGTTGTTCTCTTCATCGTATTCCATCAAAATTGTCTCCTTCACACTAGCTTCTTTTCCCTAACGAAGTCCAAGAAAACAAGAGAAACATAAGAGCAAATGGGTTTCTTTTGCAATTTTCGAAAATAACGTGTAAAATTTCGTAAAATGAATGGAGTCAGAGGGTTGGCGTCgaaattataaactaaagaaAGATTTGGTTAGGGGAGAGGAAAAACTCACTGAGGGGTCGAAGTCCATGAGcttgatgaagatgaagaagatgagagatgGATGTGAGTGTTTGTGTGTttaaaaggttaaaaaaaaaaagagaaagtgcAGAggtaaaagtatatataaataaaagttgttcTAGCATGAAAAGAAGTGATTTTTAACCCCACAGTGAAAAAAGATGTGAGGCAGAAAAAGATTCTTAACCTCccactattttttttctttgccttTTTAGGTCCATTTTCACATAATTCGAATGGTGTATGGGTAACAAAACTTTTTGTAGATCTCTTTTAATAGTAGCAATTATATTGGTGCCAACTCCAAAATGTATAAAGTAAACTGTCAAATCTTTAAACATCAGCATGaaactaattatttataaaatcttgcTAGGGGACactgaaaatatttttcaaacaacAATCACAATATTTATCAAGATAgttaaattaacattttatatataagatgttatatatatatatatatatatatattatatatatatattatatatataccatataaaaaactaatgtagttttatgaatttattgAATTGTATCACTATTTTTTTCCAGGGTCTAAAAGGAAGATTAataatttgaccaaaaaaaaaaaggaagattAATAGAACTACAATGTATTATATTCAAGTTCCTGCTTTAAACAAAAGgagatgatatttttttttgaaaatccgAACAATCTTTCACTTTGTTTCATGTCTTACTTTTCATTTCTTTCCTTTCTTCCTTTTCTTATATGGTTTTGAAGAAGTTTGGTGATGTAGAGAAAGCTATCGCTCGTATTCCGTTAAAATTACAAATCAGATAAATTGCAAAAAAGAGTAATAGCTAAAGCCGGTAGTTACGGGGAAAGCATGAGGTCGACCACTTTACTTTACTCAACAAGCCGTTTTCTCTATGGACATAGAAAAGCAATCTTACTATAAATACACAACCCCAgtgtataaaaattaataacgatatatatatatatatacggtaAAAGGTTAGCGGTATCGTAATTAATACATACATCAGAATTTGAATGCATCTATattttgttgttcaaaaaaaaaaaaaaaaaaagaatgcatCTATATATACGTCATGGTTGTTTAAGAGTGGGCTCTGT includes:
- the LOC108826250 gene encoding uncharacterized protein LOC108826250; the protein is MDFDPSGKEASVKETILMEYDEENNQLDVEFCPVEHPVEPEEEDHPVKCPVPISSSLLRNSNEKSKPGWVKHRASCDTPVYPPPRHVRNVRKRHNSFVEEKNSFFTRSMIPTSTLLSHDDEITTSTRSNVTIYRALQQVHEFEP